In Streptomyces ambofaciens ATCC 23877, a single genomic region encodes these proteins:
- a CDS encoding ATP-dependent Clp protease proteolytic subunit: MILPSARHAPPEFTERASADDRVVDPYAKLLEERIVLLGTPIDEASANDVTARLLYLEHTAPDRAIALYVNSPGGSFTAMTAIYDTMRHVSCDVETTCLGQAGTAAAVLLAAGTPGRRAVLPGARVMLRQPSLIETVEGRTDDLAVRADESTRIRTRLEELLVRHTGRTPEQVTADIERETILDARQALDHGLVDHIVPGRGATPATPGAR, from the coding sequence ATGATCCTGCCGTCCGCCCGCCACGCCCCGCCCGAGTTCACCGAGCGCGCGAGCGCCGACGACCGGGTCGTGGATCCGTACGCGAAGCTGCTGGAGGAGCGCATCGTCCTCCTCGGCACACCGATCGACGAGGCCTCCGCGAACGACGTGACCGCGCGGTTGCTGTACCTGGAACACACGGCCCCGGACCGCGCCATCGCGCTGTACGTCAACTCACCCGGCGGCTCCTTCACCGCCATGACGGCGATCTACGACACGATGCGCCACGTCTCCTGCGACGTGGAGACGACGTGCCTGGGGCAGGCCGGCACGGCCGCCGCGGTGCTGCTGGCGGCGGGCACGCCGGGCAGGCGGGCCGTGTTGCCGGGCGCGCGCGTGATGCTCCGTCAACCCTCGCTCATCGAGACGGTGGAGGGGCGCACCGACGACCTCGCCGTGCGGGCCGACGAGTCGACCCGCATCCGCACCCGCCTCGAGGAACTTCTCGTACGACACACCGGCCGCACCCCCGAGCAGGTGACCGCGGACATCGAGCGGGAGACGATCCTTGACGCCCGACAGGCCCTGGACCACGGCCTGGTGGATCACATCGTGCCCGGCCGCGGGGCGACGCCCGCCACGCCCGGCGCCAGGTGA
- a CDS encoding C40 family peptidase, with product MSALNRVPSLMARAGTASALTLAAVGGSVVVPGVASEAAAASHATKALKIAASKKGAPYKYGAVGPGRFDCSGLTLYSFKKAGKKLPRTAAQQYNKTRHISSKSRKAGDLVFFHSGRSVYHVGIYAGKNKIWHAPKTGDVVRLQKIWTGSVWYGRVK from the coding sequence ATGTCTGCGCTCAATCGTGTCCCGTCGCTGATGGCCCGTGCCGGTACGGCCTCGGCTCTCACCCTCGCCGCCGTGGGCGGTTCCGTGGTGGTCCCCGGCGTCGCCTCCGAGGCCGCCGCGGCGAGCCACGCGACGAAGGCTCTCAAGATCGCGGCCTCCAAGAAAGGTGCGCCCTACAAATATGGCGCCGTCGGACCAGGCAGGTTCGACTGCTCCGGCCTGACGCTGTACTCGTTCAAGAAGGCCGGCAAGAAGCTTCCGCGCACCGCGGCCCAGCAGTACAACAAGACCCGGCACATCTCCTCCAAGAGCCGCAAGGCCGGGGATCTGGTCTTCTTCCACTCGGGCCGCAGCGTCTACCACGTCGGCATCTACGCCGGGAAGAACAAGATCTGGCACGCTCCGAAGACCGGGGACGTGGTGCGCCTGCAGAAGATCTGGACCGGCAGCGTCTGGTACGGCCGGGTCAAGTAG
- a CDS encoding ATP-binding protein, whose protein sequence is MADHLEASVTLPSDSASVAAARTYVVGTLTEWGLPAGADLSDTVRLIVSELATNAVQHTFGQSPTFTVDLALDRDERLRVGVTDSHPRFPKRLPAAVQQDNGRGMVIIRWLTAECGGRLRVRPTREGGKTVSIELPWTPPGRPAVAEPATAVGGAAGEQKPSR, encoded by the coding sequence ATGGCAGACCATCTGGAAGCATCCGTCACTCTGCCGAGCGATTCCGCCTCGGTGGCCGCCGCGCGCACCTACGTGGTCGGCACCCTGACGGAGTGGGGCCTGCCGGCGGGCGCCGATCTCTCCGACACCGTCCGGCTCATCGTCTCCGAACTGGCGACCAACGCGGTCCAGCACACGTTCGGACAGTCGCCCACCTTCACGGTGGACCTGGCGCTCGACCGCGACGAGCGGCTGCGCGTCGGCGTCACCGACAGCCATCCGCGCTTCCCCAAGCGCCTGCCCGCCGCGGTCCAGCAGGACAACGGCCGAGGCATGGTGATCATCCGCTGGCTCACGGCGGAGTGCGGGGGCAGGCTGAGGGTGCGGCCCACGCGCGAGGGCGGCAAGACCGTCTCCATCGAACTGCCCTGGACGCCGCCCGGCCGTCCGGCGGTCGCCGAACCGGCCACGGCCGTGGGAGGGGCGGCGGGAGAGCAGAAGCCTTCGCGGTGA
- a CDS encoding helix-turn-helix domain-containing protein, translating into MQHGPVVRRRKLGAELRTLRTSAGITSGEAARLVGWHQSKVSRIETGTSGAKPADVRLLLDAYGVDDSRLRELLEMLAGSDDAGGRHHWWHAYRGVLPPAYRDFISLESQASAMRTLETTVVPGLLQTPEYARAVTRAAADGLPEERLDTLVEVRLARQDVLRAQPPLELSAVLDEAVLRREVGGPGVMARQLARLIEAARLPHVRLQVLPFAAGAHIGVTGPFVIFSFSSTSDLDVVVLDHLTSSLHLERKEDLEAYTEAFNALLIHALSPEESLDFIAATAAGA; encoded by the coding sequence ATGCAGCACGGTCCCGTGGTGCGTCGTCGGAAGCTGGGCGCCGAACTGCGCACCCTGCGCACGTCGGCGGGGATCACCAGCGGCGAGGCGGCCCGGTTGGTGGGCTGGCACCAGTCGAAGGTCAGCCGCATCGAGACCGGAACCAGCGGGGCGAAACCGGCCGACGTGCGGTTACTCCTCGACGCCTACGGTGTGGACGACTCCCGGCTGCGGGAGTTGCTGGAGATGCTGGCGGGCTCCGACGACGCGGGCGGCCGGCACCACTGGTGGCACGCCTATCGCGGGGTGCTGCCGCCGGCCTACCGCGACTTCATCAGCCTGGAGTCGCAGGCGAGCGCGATGCGCACGCTGGAGACCACGGTGGTACCCGGACTGCTCCAGACACCGGAGTACGCCCGCGCGGTGACGCGCGCCGCGGCGGACGGACTGCCGGAGGAACGGCTGGACACGCTGGTGGAGGTCCGGCTGGCCCGGCAGGACGTGCTGCGGGCGCAGCCGCCGCTGGAGCTGAGCGCGGTCCTGGACGAGGCGGTGCTGCGCCGGGAGGTGGGCGGCCCCGGAGTCATGGCACGCCAACTGGCGCGCCTGATCGAGGCCGCGCGCCTCCCTCATGTCCGGCTCCAGGTCCTGCCGTTCGCCGCCGGGGCGCACATCGGTGTCACCGGCCCTTTCGTAATCTTCTCTTTTTCGAGCACTTCTGATCTAGACGTGGTCGTTCTCGACCACTTGACGAGTAGCCTGCATCTCGAACGGAAAGAAGACCTAGAGGCCTACACCGAGGCCTTCAACGCCCTTCTGATCCATGCCCTTTCGCCCGAGGAATCGTTGGACTTCATCGCCGCGACCGCGGCAGGCGCGTAA
- a CDS encoding DUF397 domain-containing protein, giving the protein MSGTPSARCRSIPAGTDLPGLRWLRSSYSTGANNCVETARPSAGPWAGLLAVRDSKDPAGPALLFSPESWASFTDAVHHR; this is encoded by the coding sequence ATGTCAGGAACACCGTCCGCCCGCTGCCGGAGCATCCCTGCCGGCACCGATCTGCCCGGCCTGCGGTGGCTGCGCAGCAGCTACAGCACCGGAGCGAACAACTGCGTGGAGACGGCACGGCCGTCGGCCGGCCCCTGGGCCGGACTGCTCGCCGTGCGCGACTCCAAGGACCCGGCCGGACCCGCGCTGCTCTTCTCCCCCGAGAGCTGGGCGTCGTTCACGGACGCGGTCCACCACCGCTGA
- a CDS encoding 8-amino-7-oxononanoate synthase → MAFGWIDEQARARREAGLVRVLRPRPADSAPLDLASNDYLGLARHPEVTEGAARAARKWGAGATGSRLVTGTTELHAELERELAAFCGFEAALVFSSGYAANLAAVTALAPHGSLVVSDAGNHASLIDGCRLARGATQVVTHADPDAVRKALATHEGPAIAVSDTVFSVDGDAAPLAGLAQACREHGAGLVVDDAHGLGVLGAGGRGAAYEAGLAGADDVVVTVTLSKSLGSQGGAVLGPAPVIEHLVNAARTFIFDTGLAPAAAGGALAALTLLRREPERAARARAVAGELHARLTAMGLSAVRPDAAVVSVRAPSPEGAVQWAADCRSAGLSVGCFRPPSVPDGISRLRLTARADLSAEQVGRAVRVIGETRP, encoded by the coding sequence ATGGCGTTCGGCTGGATCGACGAGCAGGCCCGGGCGCGCCGCGAGGCGGGTCTGGTACGGGTTCTGCGCCCCCGCCCGGCCGACTCGGCGCCGTTGGACCTGGCGAGCAACGACTACCTCGGACTGGCCCGGCACCCGGAGGTCACCGAGGGGGCGGCGCGGGCCGCGCGGAAGTGGGGCGCCGGCGCGACCGGCTCGCGGCTGGTCACCGGCACGACCGAGCTGCACGCCGAGCTCGAACGCGAACTGGCCGCCTTCTGCGGTTTCGAGGCCGCGCTCGTCTTCTCCTCGGGCTACGCGGCCAACCTCGCCGCGGTCACCGCGCTGGCGCCGCACGGCTCCCTCGTCGTCTCCGACGCGGGCAACCACGCCTCGCTGATCGACGGCTGCCGGCTGGCCCGCGGCGCGACCCAGGTGGTGACGCACGCCGACCCGGACGCCGTGCGCAAGGCGCTGGCGACCCACGAGGGCCCCGCTATCGCGGTGTCCGACACCGTGTTCTCGGTGGACGGCGACGCCGCGCCGCTGGCCGGGCTCGCGCAGGCGTGCCGGGAGCACGGCGCCGGGCTGGTCGTCGACGACGCGCACGGCCTCGGCGTCCTCGGCGCGGGTGGCCGGGGTGCCGCGTACGAGGCGGGGCTGGCGGGTGCGGACGACGTCGTCGTGACGGTGACGCTGTCCAAGTCGCTGGGGAGCCAGGGCGGCGCCGTCCTCGGACCGGCCCCGGTGATCGAACACCTGGTCAACGCGGCCCGGACGTTCATCTTCGACACCGGCCTCGCCCCCGCGGCGGCGGGCGGGGCCCTCGCGGCCCTCACCCTGCTGCGCCGCGAGCCCGAGCGGGCGGCGCGCGCACGTGCGGTGGCGGGCGAACTGCACGCACGTCTGACCGCCATGGGCCTGTCCGCGGTGCGCCCGGACGCCGCGGTCGTCTCGGTGCGCGCGCCCTCCCCGGAGGGAGCCGTCCAGTGGGCGGCCGACTGCCGTTCGGCCGGCCTGTCCGTGGGCTGCTTCCGGCCTCCTTCCGTACCCGACGGCATCTCACGGCTCAGGCTGACCGCACGTGCGGACCTCTCCGCGGAACAGGTCGGACGCGCTGTACGGGTGATCGGCGAAACGCGGCCATGA
- the bioB gene encoding biotin synthase BioB, which translates to MDLLNTLVDKGLRRETPTREEALAVLATSDDDLLDVVAAAGKVRRHWFGRRVKLNYLVNLKSGLCPEDCSYCSQRLGSKAEILKYTWLKPDQASRAAAAGLAGGAKRVCLVASGRGPTDRDVDRVSDTIKAIKEQNEAVEVCACLGLLSDGQAERLREAGADAYNHNLNTSEATYGDITTTHTYADRVDTVRKAHAAGLSACSGLIAGMGESDEDLVDVVFSLRELDPDSVPVNFLIPMEGTPLAKEWHLTPQRCLRILAMTRFVCPDVEVRIAGGREVHLRTMQPLALHLANSIFLGDYLTSEGQAGRTDLEMIADAGFEVEGAGEVTLPEHRATAGGGCGSHEGGGGCGSHESGGGCGSHESGGGCGSHEGGGVCGSVSAEGDRGSAVPAAPAGAGEVRTDLVAVRRRGAGTDLAPNA; encoded by the coding sequence ATGGATCTGCTGAACACGCTGGTGGACAAGGGGCTTCGGCGCGAGACGCCGACCCGCGAGGAGGCTCTCGCCGTCCTCGCCACTTCCGACGACGACCTGCTCGATGTGGTGGCCGCGGCCGGCAAGGTGCGCCGTCACTGGTTCGGCCGACGGGTGAAACTCAACTACCTCGTCAACCTCAAGTCGGGCCTGTGCCCCGAGGACTGCTCCTACTGCTCGCAGCGGCTCGGCTCCAAGGCCGAGATCCTCAAGTACACCTGGCTCAAGCCCGACCAGGCCTCCCGCGCCGCCGCGGCGGGCCTGGCCGGCGGCGCGAAGCGGGTGTGCCTGGTGGCCAGCGGACGCGGCCCGACCGACCGGGACGTGGACCGCGTCTCGGACACCATCAAGGCCATCAAGGAGCAGAACGAGGCCGTCGAGGTGTGCGCCTGTCTGGGCCTGCTCTCGGACGGCCAGGCGGAGCGGCTGCGCGAGGCGGGCGCCGACGCCTACAACCACAACCTCAACACGTCGGAGGCGACGTACGGGGACATCACGACCACCCACACCTACGCCGACCGGGTGGACACGGTGCGCAAGGCGCACGCTGCGGGACTCTCCGCCTGCTCGGGTCTGATCGCGGGCATGGGCGAGAGCGACGAGGACCTGGTCGACGTGGTCTTCTCACTGCGCGAGCTGGACCCGGACTCCGTGCCCGTCAACTTCCTCATCCCGATGGAGGGCACGCCACTGGCGAAGGAGTGGCACCTCACCCCGCAGCGGTGCCTGCGCATCCTGGCGATGACGCGGTTCGTCTGCCCGGACGTCGAGGTGCGCATCGCGGGCGGGCGTGAGGTCCATCTGCGCACGATGCAGCCGCTGGCCCTGCACCTGGCCAACTCCATCTTCCTCGGCGACTACCTCACCAGTGAGGGGCAGGCGGGCAGGACCGACCTGGAGATGATCGCGGACGCCGGGTTCGAGGTGGAGGGCGCGGGCGAGGTCACCCTGCCCGAGCACCGGGCCACGGCGGGTGGCGGCTGCGGGTCGCACGAGGGCGGTGGCGGCTGCGGGTCGCACGAGAGTGGTGGCGGCTGCGGGTCGCACGAGAGTGGTGGCGGCTGCGGGTCGCACGAGGGTGGCGGTGTCTGCGGCTCCGTGTCGGCCGAGGGGGACCGCGGCTCCGCCGTGCCCGCCGCACCGGCGGGGGCCGGCGAGGTCCGTACCGACCTGGTCGCCGTACGCCGCCGTGGCGCCGGAACGGATCTCGCGCCCAATGCCTGA
- a CDS encoding adenosylmethionine--8-amino-7-oxononanoate transaminase has product MPEPELTVDELLTLDRRHVWHPYGPMPGRQDPLVVESASGVRLRPADGSAELVDGMSSWWSAIHGYNHPVLNEAAREQLGRMSHVMFGGLTHEPAVRLAKLLVDMSPEGLEHVFLADSGSVSVEVAVKMCLQYWRSLGRPAKRRLLTWRGGYHGDTWQPMSVCDPEGGMHDLWTGVLQRQVFADAPPTEYEETYADHLRSVIERHADELAAVIVEPVVQGAGGMRFHSPAYLRVLREACDAHGVLLVFDEIATGFGRTGALFAAEHAAVTPDVMCVGKALTGGYLTMAATLCTPRVAEGISRGDVPVLAHGPTFMGNPLAAAVACASIGLLLGQDWLAEVKRIEAGLREGLAPAAGLPGVRDVRVLGAIGVVQLDHDVDMAAATRAAVREGVWLRPFRDLVYTMPPYVTGDADVARIARAVCAAAREG; this is encoded by the coding sequence ATGCCTGAGCCCGAGCTGACCGTGGACGAGCTGCTGACGCTCGACCGTCGGCACGTCTGGCATCCGTACGGCCCCATGCCCGGCCGGCAGGATCCGCTCGTCGTGGAGTCGGCGAGCGGGGTGCGGCTGCGGCCGGCCGACGGCTCGGCCGAGCTCGTCGACGGGATGTCGTCCTGGTGGTCGGCGATCCACGGTTACAACCACCCGGTGCTGAACGAGGCCGCGCGTGAGCAGTTGGGGCGGATGAGCCATGTGATGTTCGGCGGGCTCACCCACGAGCCCGCCGTGCGACTGGCCAAGCTCCTTGTCGACATGTCGCCCGAAGGGCTGGAGCACGTCTTCCTGGCCGACTCCGGGTCGGTGTCGGTGGAGGTCGCGGTCAAGATGTGCCTGCAGTACTGGCGCTCGCTGGGCCGCCCCGCCAAGCGGCGCCTGCTGACCTGGCGCGGCGGCTACCACGGCGACACCTGGCAGCCCATGTCGGTGTGCGACCCCGAGGGCGGGATGCACGACCTGTGGACGGGGGTGCTGCAGCGTCAGGTCTTCGCGGACGCGCCGCCGACGGAGTACGAGGAGACGTACGCCGATCACCTGCGGTCCGTGATCGAGCGGCACGCCGACGAGCTGGCCGCGGTGATCGTGGAGCCGGTGGTGCAGGGCGCGGGCGGGATGCGGTTCCACTCCCCCGCGTATCTGCGCGTGCTGCGGGAGGCGTGCGACGCGCACGGCGTGCTGCTGGTGTTCGACGAGATCGCGACCGGGTTCGGCCGTACGGGCGCGTTGTTCGCGGCGGAGCACGCGGCGGTGACGCCGGACGTGATGTGTGTCGGCAAGGCGCTGACCGGCGGCTACCTGACGATGGCGGCGACGCTGTGCACGCCGCGGGTGGCCGAGGGCATCTCCCGGGGGGACGTGCCGGTGCTGGCCCACGGGCCGACGTTCATGGGCAACCCGCTCGCGGCGGCCGTGGCGTGCGCGTCGATCGGGCTGCTGCTCGGCCAGGACTGGCTCGCGGAGGTCAAGCGGATCGAGGCGGGCCTGCGGGAGGGTCTCGCGCCCGCCGCCGGCCTGCCGGGCGTGCGCGACGTGCGGGTGCTCGGCGCGATCGGCGTGGTGCAGCTGGACCACGACGTCGACATGGCGGCGGCGACGCGGGCCGCCGTGCGGGAGGGCGTGTGGCTGCGCCCGTTCCGCGACCTGGTCTACACGATGCCGCCGTACGTCACGGGCGACGCGGACGTGGCACGGATCGCCCGCGCGGTGTGCGCGGCGGCGCGGGAGGGATGA
- the bioD gene encoding dethiobiotin synthase — protein MPVLVITGTGTEVGKTVVTAAVAAAAVAAGRSVAVLKAAQTGVRPDEPGDAQEVARLAGEVTVAEVARFPEPLAPGTAARRAGRAPVRPAEVAEAADKLATEHDLVLVEGAGGLLVRFDAAGGTLADVAGLLGAPVLLVASAGLGTLNTTELTARELRTRGLELPGVVIGSWPGAPDLASRCNLADLPDVAGAPLLGAVPAGAASHPPGEFRSSAPRWLAPRLEGTWDADAFRAREAP, from the coding sequence ATGCCGGTACTGGTGATCACGGGCACGGGTACGGAGGTCGGCAAGACGGTCGTGACCGCCGCCGTGGCCGCGGCTGCGGTGGCGGCCGGCCGGTCGGTGGCCGTGCTGAAGGCCGCGCAGACCGGCGTACGGCCGGACGAGCCCGGGGACGCCCAGGAGGTGGCGCGTCTGGCGGGCGAGGTGACGGTGGCCGAAGTCGCCCGCTTCCCCGAGCCCTTGGCGCCGGGTACGGCCGCGCGTCGGGCCGGCCGGGCACCGGTGCGTCCGGCGGAGGTGGCAGAGGCCGCGGACAAGCTGGCCACCGAGCACGACCTGGTGCTGGTGGAGGGTGCGGGCGGGCTGCTCGTGCGCTTCGACGCCGCCGGCGGGACACTGGCCGACGTCGCCGGGCTGCTGGGGGCGCCGGTGCTGCTGGTGGCGTCGGCGGGGCTGGGCACGCTCAACACCACGGAGCTGACGGCACGTGAGCTGCGGACCCGCGGGCTGGAACTGCCCGGCGTGGTGATCGGCAGCTGGCCCGGTGCCCCGGACCTCGCCTCGCGCTGCAACCTCGCGGATCTGCCCGACGTGGCCGGCGCACCCCTCCTCGGTGCCGTGCCCGCGGGAGCGGCGTCCCACCCGCCGGGCGAGTTCCGCTCGTCGGCACCGCGCTGGCTGGCGCCCCGGCTGGAGGGGACGTGGGACGCGGACGCGTTCCGGGCACGGGAGGCGCCCTGA
- a CDS encoding class I SAM-dependent methyltransferase produces the protein MPLRSARSRGVPRDCVHHPLFARCYARCSVSAENRMGMGRVRERLLAGLSGRVIEIGAGNGLNFSHYPGTVSEVVAIEPERLLRQLAVEAALRSQVPVDVAPGAAEALPVKSEAFDAAVVSLVLCSVRDVPRALGELRRVLRPGGELRFFEHGRGGGRVMAFTQRALDRTLWPPLSGGCHLSREPVAALREAGFALGPYRRVMMPENGPVLPSSYCVLGTAWRPPGAEA, from the coding sequence ATGCCGCTGCGATCCGCCCGTTCCCGCGGGGTGCCGCGGGACTGCGTGCACCATCCGCTGTTCGCCCGCTGCTATGCCAGGTGCAGTGTGAGCGCCGAGAACCGGATGGGCATGGGGCGTGTGCGCGAGCGGTTGCTCGCCGGACTGTCCGGGCGGGTGATCGAGATCGGCGCGGGCAACGGGCTGAACTTCTCCCACTACCCGGGCACCGTCTCGGAGGTCGTCGCCATCGAACCGGAGCGCCTGCTGCGCCAACTGGCCGTGGAGGCCGCGCTGCGCTCGCAGGTGCCGGTCGACGTGGCACCGGGGGCGGCCGAGGCACTGCCGGTCAAGAGCGAGGCCTTCGACGCGGCCGTCGTCTCGCTGGTGCTGTGCAGCGTCCGCGATGTGCCACGGGCCCTGGGAGAGCTTCGGCGGGTCCTGCGGCCGGGTGGTGAGCTGCGGTTCTTCGAGCACGGCCGGGGCGGCGGCCGGGTGATGGCCTTCACCCAGCGGGCGCTGGACCGGACGCTGTGGCCGCCGCTGAGCGGTGGCTGCCACCTGTCGCGCGAGCCGGTCGCCGCGCTGCGCGAGGCCGGGTTCGCGCTGGGGCCCTACCGGCGGGTGATGATGCCGGAGAACGGGCCGGTGCTGCCGAGTTCGTACTGCGTTCTGGGCACGGCCTGGCGGCCGCCCGGGGCCGAGGCGTAG
- a CDS encoding GNAT family N-acetyltransferase, which translates to MTDLRIRAAAPEDLDAVLAFWKVAAEGTSISDDREGVERLVARDPEALVLAERNGELVGTVIAGFDGWRCHLYRLAVHPDHRRRGIGSALLTAAEERFVRLGGRRGDAMVLRRNERAQHAWRAAGYAPEEQWRRWVKPLTD; encoded by the coding sequence ATGACCGATCTGCGGATACGGGCCGCCGCGCCCGAGGACCTGGACGCCGTGCTGGCCTTCTGGAAGGTCGCCGCCGAGGGGACGAGCATCAGCGACGACCGGGAGGGCGTGGAGCGGCTGGTCGCCCGCGACCCCGAGGCGCTGGTCCTCGCCGAGCGGAACGGCGAGCTGGTGGGCACGGTGATCGCGGGCTTCGACGGCTGGCGCTGCCATCTGTACCGGCTGGCGGTGCACCCGGACCACCGGCGTCGGGGCATCGGCTCCGCGCTGCTCACGGCGGCGGAGGAGCGCTTCGTACGGCTCGGCGGGCGCCGCGGGGACGCGATGGTGCTGCGGCGCAACGAGCGGGCCCAGCATGCCTGGCGAGCGGCCGGGTACGCGCCCGAGGAGCAGTGGCGACGCTGGGTGAAGCCCCTCACCGACTGA
- a CDS encoding hemolysin family protein, protein MTEVLLLLVAILLSLACGAFVAAEFSLTTVERGELERAAERGERGAASALKAVRALTFQLSGAQLGITVTNLVVGMLAEPSVAALISGPLESAGVSASTASSLALVLGTGLSTVFLMIVGELVPKNWAISSPLAVAKRVGGPQRWFSAAFRPFITHLNNTANRIVRRAGLEPAEELASARGPQELAALARHSAKAGALEADTAELFVRTLNLADLTAENVMTPRVQVIALDSRATCEDVANATRATGLSRFPVYRETLDAVVGTAHVKDVLAVPAEQRSSVPVADLMREPLLVPESLTVDRLLDRLSGRRTMAVVIDEYGGTAGVATLEDIVEEVVGEVRDEHDPHETPELDPAGTDERGHALYRADGAARVDRLARVGLRVPDGPYETVAGLVAAELGRIPAVGDAVEVAGWRLEVVDATGRRAARVLLHAPLDAARATGEDGEAAR, encoded by the coding sequence ATGACCGAAGTGCTCCTCCTGCTGGTGGCGATCCTGCTCTCGCTGGCCTGCGGCGCCTTCGTCGCGGCGGAGTTCTCGCTGACCACGGTCGAGCGCGGCGAGCTGGAGCGGGCCGCCGAGCGTGGGGAGCGGGGTGCCGCGAGCGCGTTGAAGGCGGTACGGGCCCTGACCTTCCAGCTCTCCGGGGCCCAGCTCGGCATCACCGTCACCAACCTGGTGGTGGGCATGCTCGCCGAGCCCTCCGTCGCCGCCCTGATCTCCGGCCCGCTGGAGAGCGCGGGGGTGTCGGCCTCGACGGCCTCGTCGCTGGCGCTGGTGCTGGGCACCGGCCTGTCGACGGTCTTCCTGATGATCGTCGGCGAGCTGGTGCCGAAGAACTGGGCGATCTCCTCACCGCTGGCCGTCGCCAAACGGGTGGGCGGTCCGCAACGGTGGTTCAGCGCGGCCTTCCGGCCCTTCATCACCCACCTCAACAACACCGCCAACCGCATCGTCCGCCGTGCCGGCCTGGAGCCCGCCGAGGAACTGGCCTCCGCGCGCGGCCCGCAGGAGCTGGCGGCGCTCGCCCGGCACTCGGCCAAGGCGGGGGCGCTGGAGGCGGACACCGCCGAGCTGTTCGTGCGCACCCTGAACCTGGCCGACCTCACGGCGGAGAACGTGATGACCCCGCGCGTGCAGGTCATCGCCCTCGACTCCCGGGCGACCTGCGAGGACGTGGCGAACGCGACGCGGGCGACCGGGCTGTCCCGGTTCCCCGTCTACCGGGAGACCCTGGACGCCGTGGTGGGGACCGCACACGTCAAGGACGTCCTCGCCGTGCCCGCCGAGCAGCGGTCGTCCGTCCCGGTCGCCGACCTCATGCGCGAGCCGCTGCTGGTCCCCGAGTCACTGACCGTCGACCGCCTGCTGGACCGGCTCTCGGGCCGGCGCACGATGGCCGTCGTGATCGACGAGTACGGCGGGACCGCGGGCGTGGCCACGCTGGAGGACATCGTGGAGGAGGTCGTCGGCGAGGTGCGGGACGAGCACGATCCGCACGAGACGCCCGAGCTGGACCCGGCCGGCACCGACGAGCGGGGCCACGCCCTGTACCGGGCCGACGGCGCGGCACGCGTGGACCGGCTCGCGCGGGTGGGGCTCCGGGTGCCCGACGGGCCGTACGAGACGGTCGCCGGGCTGGTCGCGGCCGAGCTGGGACGCATTCCCGCCGTGGGCGACGCCGTGGAGGTCGCCGGCTGGCGACTGGAGGTCGTGGACGCCACGGGACGCAGGGCGGCCCGGGTGCTGCTGCACGCGCCGCTCGACGCGGCGCGTGCCACCGGTGAGGACGGGGAGGCCGCACGGTGA